One Beggiatoa leptomitoformis DNA segment encodes these proteins:
- the fmt gene encoding methionyl-tRNA formyltransferase produces the protein MSIKKIIFAGTPQFSVPCLQALLDSQHTVCAVYTQPDRPAGRGRQLQASPVKQLALAHQIPIYQPPTLKTTAAQTELHTLQADLMIVVAYGLLLPMAVLDAFRFGCINVHASLLPRWRGAAPIQRALLAGDVETGITLMQMDIGLDTGAMLATKHCPIEPTDTGQTLHDKLSLLGATILSQSIDNIENLERKNQDSSQATYAHKLDKAEAQLDWTKSALELERAVRAYNPFPMAQTTLAGYTLRIGEAQALPAETATAGDILRINKQGIDIATGAGVLRLLKVQKSGGKMLSVADFLNGHKQLLT, from the coding sequence ATGTCCATTAAAAAAATTATTTTTGCAGGCACGCCCCAGTTTTCCGTTCCCTGCTTACAAGCACTGCTTGACTCTCAGCACACGGTTTGCGCTGTTTATACCCAACCAGACCGACCCGCAGGACGCGGACGACAATTACAAGCCAGCCCCGTTAAGCAACTAGCACTTGCTCATCAAATTCCTATTTACCAACCCCCAACCCTTAAAACAACTGCGGCACAGACTGAATTACATACCCTACAAGCTGACCTGATGATTGTCGTTGCCTATGGTTTATTACTTCCTATGGCGGTATTAGATGCTTTTCGCTTTGGTTGCATCAATGTCCATGCGTCCTTACTACCGCGTTGGCGTGGTGCTGCCCCTATTCAGCGAGCCTTATTAGCAGGAGATGTTGAAACGGGTATTACCCTGATGCAAATGGATATAGGCCTAGATACAGGCGCGATGCTCGCAACAAAACACTGTCCGATAGAACCAACAGATACAGGACAAACCTTACACGATAAACTTTCTTTATTAGGAGCTACTATTCTAAGCCAGTCTATTGATAATATAGAAAATTTAGAAAGAAAAAATCAAGACTCAAGCCAAGCCACTTATGCCCACAAGTTAGACAAAGCAGAAGCTCAATTAGATTGGACAAAATCCGCCCTAGAACTAGAACGCGCAGTCCGCGCCTATAACCCCTTTCCAATGGCACAAACCACACTTGCAGGTTACACCCTGCGAATTGGTGAAGCACAGGCACTGCCTGCGGAAACGGCAACCGCTGGCGATATTTTGCGTATTAATAAACAAGGTATTGATATTGCGACGGGTGCAGGCGTATTACGCCTTTTAAAAGTGCAAAAATCGGGTGGAAAAATGCTGTCCGTTGCCGATTTTCTCAATGGACATAAGCAACTACTCACTTAA